The following coding sequences are from one Patescibacteria group bacterium window:
- a CDS encoding hydrolase has product METYDPKKECCPKFDPTPWDGKKFAWQNKKFIKGKVFTIFHMPLNFGSTMKQLTTRVEKAGAQMPDMLTLSDHTSKWNMDLYLAVDKEIVGANNVTLSGTFLSKVYEGKFQDTRKWCQDFTTYAKQQGYAEIEKQYMWYTTCPKCAKKYGKNYVVIIAQVT; this is encoded by the coding sequence ATGGAAACCTACGACCCCAAGAAAGAGTGCTGCCCCAAGTTTGACCCCACACCCTGGGACGGCAAGAAATTTGCGTGGCAGAACAAGAAATTTATCAAGGGCAAAGTGTTCACTATTTTCCATATGCCCCTAAATTTTGGCAGCACCATGAAGCAGTTAACGACGAGGGTGGAAAAGGCCGGGGCGCAGATGCCAGACATGCTGACACTTTCCGATCACACGTCCAAGTGGAACATGGATTTGTACTTAGCCGTGGACAAGGAAATTGTGGGTGCGAACAATGTGACCCTTAGTGGGACGTTCCTGAGTAAGGTCTACGAAGGAAAATTTCAGGATACTCGGAAGTGGTGCCAAGACTTCACCACCTATGCAAAACAGCAGGGGTATGCTGAAATAGAGAAGCAGTATATGTGGTACACCACCTGTCCCAAGTGCGCCAAGAAGTACGGGAAAAACTACGTGGTCATTATCGCTCAAGTAACCTAA